One Synechococcus sp. MU1617 genomic region harbors:
- the psbV gene encoding photosystem II cytochrome c-550, with protein MASVFSSLRRSLKGLLVLIPVLIGLAVISPAQAAQWDAETLTVPADPSGTEVTFSDREIDAGRKVFNTSCGTCHAGGITKTNQNVGLDPETLALATPARDNVEALVDYMKDPTSYDGEYSIADLHPSMRDAELYPAMRDLDDEDLRLMAGYILVSPKVQGSAWGGGKIYF; from the coding sequence ATGGCCTCTGTGTTCTCTTCCTTGCGACGGTCCCTGAAGGGCCTTCTGGTCCTCATCCCGGTGCTGATCGGTTTGGCCGTTATCTCTCCGGCTCAGGCGGCCCAGTGGGACGCTGAGACCCTGACGGTTCCGGCAGATCCCTCCGGCACAGAGGTGACCTTCAGCGATCGCGAAATCGATGCTGGCCGCAAGGTGTTCAACACCAGCTGCGGCACCTGCCACGCCGGTGGCATCACCAAGACCAACCAAAACGTGGGGTTGGATCCTGAGACCCTGGCCTTGGCCACCCCGGCCCGCGACAACGTCGAGGCCCTGGTCGATTACATGAAAGACCCCACCTCCTATGACGGTGAGTACAGCATTGCTGACCTGCACCCGAGCATGCGCGACGCTGAGCTCTACCCCGCCATGCGCGACCTCGATGATGAGGATCTGCGCCTGATGGCCGGCTACATCCTGGTGTCGCCCAAAGTTCAGGGCAGTGCCTGGGGTGGCGGCAAGATCTACTTCTGA